A stretch of DNA from Halolamina litorea:
CGCAAGCTCGGCGGGTCGAACGTCGCTCATTATCTACTGTCGGCCCCGCGGCGGCAAAACCACACCGGTACTGGCGACGCCATTAGCACGGTGAGGTTTAACACACAGCGTTCGCTACTTTGGGACGGCATGACATCCGTCGAAATCGAGTACTGCGTTCCGTGTGGCCACCTCCAGCGAGCACAGGACCTGGAAGCGTCGATCCTCGAAGCGTACGGCCTCGGCGTCGACCGCGTCGCGCTCGTGACCGGCGACGGCGGCGTCTTCGAGGTCAGCGTGGACGGCGAGACGATATTCGACGTGGAAGAGGACGAGTACGACGCCGACGCGATTGTCGACGAGGTCGGCACGCACGTCGGCGCGACCGCGTAGCTCCGGCCGGATCCCGGTCCGATACCGACGCTACCCGTCGGTTGCGACCGCGACGGCCGCCCGACAGGCCACGGTGACGGCGACGGCGGCGACGGCCCGGCCGCCGAGGCCGAGTGAGACGCCGACCAGCGGCGCCACGCTACTGGCCAGCGAGAACAGTACGACGACGGGCAGCACCCAACTCACCGCCAGCAGCCACGGCTCGGCCAGCGGCGTGAAGGCCCCAGCACCGGCGCGGAACTCCTCGAGCGCTTCCGTCCGGATCACCCAGCCGGCGATGGCGAGGAACGCGAACAGCCCGACAGAGAGCAGCAGATCCGCGAGCGTCCCCGAGACGAACGTGAACACCGAACTCGCCAGCGCCAACCCGCTTCCGGTCGCGGCGAGCAGCAGCGAGACCAGCAGCGTCGCCCGTCGACGAGGGACGCCGAAGCTGTCGACCAGCGTCCCCACCGGTGTCTCGAGGAGGTTGATCCCGCTCGTGACCGCCGCCAGCAGGACGGTCCCGAAGAACGCCGTGGCGACGACGCTCCCGCCCGGGATCGCCGCGAACGCGCTCGCCAGCGCGACGAACAGCGCGCCCGGTCCACCCTGTCCCGGGTCGATCCCCTGTGAGAACAGCAGCGGAATGACGACCAGCCCAGCTAACACGCCGATGACGGTGTTCGAGACGGCGATGACGATGGTGTCCTGCGGGAGCGAGGTGTCCTCGTCGAGGTAGGACGCGTAGGTGAGCATCGAGCCCGCACCCACCGAGAGGGTAAAGAGCGCCTGCCCCGCCGCGGGGCCGAGCACGCTGGTGAGGTTGGCCGCGAGGTAGTCGGCGTCGAAGCTCAGGTAGAACTCGTAGCCTGCGGTGGTCCCCGGTTGGGTGGCGGTCCACGCCGCCAGCCCAGCCAGCAGCACCACGACAGCCGGGAGCATCACCTTCGACACCCGTTCGATCCCGCGGCTCACGCCGAAGAAGACGATGCCGGCGACGATGGCGAGGAAGGCGAGGTGGAAGGCCACCGCCTCCGCCCCGTAGCTGATAGAGCCGAAGTACCGTCCCGGCTGGGCAAAGTACGCACCCGTCGGCGAGGCCACGGTGTACCGGAGTATCCAGCCGCCGACTACCGAGTAAAACGAGAGGATCACCAGCGTGGTGACGACGTTCAGCACGCCGACCGCCGCTCCCCAGCCACCGACGAGGGAGCGAAGCGCGCCGATCGGCGTCTGTCGCCCCCGCCGCCCGAGCACGAACTCCGCGAGCAGTCCGGGGACGCCGACGCCCACGACGATGAGCAGATAGACGACGAGAAAGGCGCTCCCGCCGTTGCTGGCCGTCAACCACGGGAACCGCCAGATGTTCCCGAGTCCGGCGGCGCTCCCGATCGCGGCGAGCACGAACCCGACGCTCGATACCCAAGAGTCACGAGTGGACATTCGTGGACAGAACTGTCCATCGGCTACTCAAGTGGGTGTTGCTTTCGTCCGGGAACTCTTCACAAAGATGAGTCAACCGATGGACACGACCGGCCGTACAGGGGCGGCTACGTCCCAGTATCCGTCGATGAACTAACACGCTCCAGCCCATATCCAGGGGTCGAGGACACCATGGCCGACAACAACCCCCACTCCCACGACGGTCCGGACGGGGACCACGCCGATCACGCCGACCACAACGAACCGGACGGCGACGCCCACGATGGGACCGGCGGCGGCCACGGGGAACACGACCACGGTCACGGGGACCACGACGGCGGACACGGCGACCACGGGGGGATGCACGCCGGCCATGAGGCGATGTTCCGTCGGCGCTTTGTCGTCTCGACGCTGCTCTCGGTCCCGGTACTGCTCTACAGCGAGACCCTCCAGGGGTGGCTCGGGTTCTCGGTGCCGGCGTTCCCCGGCAGCGAGTGGCTCACCCCCGTCTTCGCCGTGATCGTCTTCGCCTACGGCGGGGTGCCGTTCCTTCGGATGGCCGTCCCCGAACTCCGGGAGCGCAGCCCCGGGATGATGACGCTCATCTCCATGGCGATCACCGTTGCCTTCGGCTACAGCCTCGCGAGCCTGCTGTTCCCGACGACGGCCTTTTTCTGGGAACTGGTCACGCTGATCGACATCATGCTGTTGGGTCACTGGATCGAGATGCGCTCGATCCGGCGGGCCTCCAGCGCGCTCGACGAACTGGCGAAGCTCCTCCCCGACACCGCTGAACGTCTGACCGAGGACGGCGACACCGAGACCGTCCCGGTCGGCGAACTCGCGGCCGGTGATCTGGTGCTCGTCCGGCCGGGAGCGAGCGTCCCCGCCGACGGCGTCGTCGAATCCGGCGAGTCCGACGTGAACGAGGCGATGATCACCGGCGAGTCCCGCCCCGTTTCGAAGGAACCCGACGACCAGGTCATCGGGGGCACGATCAACGGCGACGGCAGCCTCCGGGTCCGGATCAGCGCGACCGGCGAGGAGACGACGCTCGCGGGGATCATGCGGCTGGTTGAGGAGGCCCAGCAGAGCACCTCCCGGACCCAGCGCCTCGCCGACCGGGCGGCCGGCTGGCTGTTCTACGTCGCCCTCGCCGCCGCCGCGGTCACGGCAATCGCGTGGACTGTCGCCGTGGGCTTCGACGCGAGCGTCGTCGAGCGTGTCGTCACCGTGCTCGTGATCGCCTGTCCCCACGCCCTCGGGCTGGCGATCCCGCTGGTCGTCGCCATCAACACCTCGTTGGCGGCGGGCAACGGCATGTTGATCCGCGACCGCACCGCGATGGAGCGCGCCCGGGGCCTGGACACCATCGTCTTCGACAAGACCGGTACCCTGACCGAGGGGGAACACGGCGTCGTCGGCGTCGGGACGACCGACGCCATCGGCGAGTCCGAGGCGGTCGCGCTCGCTGCCGCCGTCGAGGGCGACTCCGAGCACGTGATCGCTCGCGCGGTCCGGGAGGCCGCCGCCGACCGCGACCTCACGGTCCCCGAAACGCGCGATTTCGAGGCGATCAAGGGACGCGGTGTCCGCGGCACCGTCGACGGCGAGACGGTCCACGTCGGCGGGCCGAACCTCCTCACACAGCTCGATACGGCGGTTCCCGACGACCTCCGGGCGTTCGCCGACGAAGCGGGCGCCAACGCACAGACGGTGGTCTACCTCCTCCGCGGGGGTGAGCCGGTGGCGGCGTTCGCGCTCGCGGACGTGATCCGGCCCGAGAGCTACCGGGTCGTCGACGCGCTCCACGGGCTCGGCATCGAGGTGGCGATGCTCACCGGCGACGCCGCCGACGTGGCCGATGCCGTCGCAGACGAACTCGGCATCGACACGGTGTTCGCCGAGGTACTGCCCGAGGACAAGGACCGGCACGTCGCCGGCTTGCAGGAGGCGGGGAAGCTGGTCGGAATGGTCGGCGACGGCGTCAACGACGCGCCGGCACTGGCCCGCGCCGACGTGGGCATCGCCATCGGCAGCGGCACCGACGTAGCCGTCCAGTCGGCCGACATCGTGCTCGTCCAGAACAACCCGATGGACGTGGCCCGCCTCGTCGCACTCAGTCGCGCCAGCTACCGGAAGATGCAGCAGAATCTCGTCTGGGCGGCCGGCTACAACGTCGTCGCGCTCCCGCTGGCTGCCGGGGTGCTCGCGCCGTGGGGAATCTTACTTTCACCGGCCGTCGGCGCGCTGTTGATGTCGCTGAGTACGGTCATCGTCGCCATCAACGCCCAGTTCCTCCGGCGTGCGGACCTCGACCTGACTGATGGCGACGGGGCGCCGACCGCCGCCCCCGCGTAGGTCCCTGCCCGCGACGTGTCGAACCAGTAGACCTTTTTCGGCCGTCGCCGACACCCCGAGCGAGACGTCGATGTACCGACGGTCGGTCCGTCCGGTGTTCGATCGTCTTAGCACAGCATTTCCCGCCGGCTAAGACGCTCCTACGCCGACTTGCCGGTGTATTACTTTGCCCCCTGACCGGGGAGAGACAAGGGGAGTCACCGTAATGACCGAACCAGCAATCATCGGTGTTGGAGCGACCAAATTCGGCAACGTAACGGAAGACGAACAACTGAAGGGAAAGACCTTCGAGGAGCTCTGTGCCGACGCCGCCTTCGAGGCGATGGACGACGCGAACGTCGACGCCGCAGACATCGACGGCTTCTACGTCGGAAACATGCTTCAGAGCACGAGCCAGGTATCGAGCCACGCAACCGTCCTGGCCGACTGGCTCGGCCTCCAGCTCAAGGGCGGCTTCCACTTCGACACGGCCTGCTCAACCGGGAACACCGGCTTGGGCATCGCCCACGCGATGGTGAAAGCCGGCAAGTACGACACCGTGCTCGTCCTCGGCGGCGAGATCACCAGCTCCGAACCCGTCGACCGGGACCAACTGCAACGCAAGCCCCTCGATCCACAGGAACTCTGGTACCTCACCGACATCGGCGTCGACACGACGTACGCCTACAAGCACGCCTACGACGTGGCGACGGCCTACGGCGCCATCCCGACGATGGGGTTCGCCGAGCGCCACGACCTCGACATGGAGGAGATGGACGAGCTGATGTATCACGTCAGTCGGCTCGCCAAGGAACACGCCTCGATGACGCCGAAGGCGGCGCGCCACGAGACCTTAGAGGACATGGCTGCCGACCGCGGCTTCGAGGACCCCAAGGAGTTCTGGCAGAGCGACTACAACCCGTTCTTCGCGTGGCCGACGCGCCAGCTGTCGGCGCTCACGGCCGTCGACGGGGCTTCGGCGTGTATCGTCACGAACGAGCCCGAGGCCTACACGGACAAGACCCCCGTCGAGATCACGGGGTTCGACTGGACCACCAAGTCGTTCCCGTGGTACGGCGACCAACCGGGGCTCATGCCACAGGACGAGCGGGCGTTCGAGCGAGCTTACGCGATGGCCGACATCGACGGCTCGGATATCGACTACCTGTACGTCCACGACTGCATGCAGATCTACCAGCCCACGCTGGGTGAAGTCGCCGGCTATCTCGACGACCCGGTCTCGGCGTTCATGAACGAGGAGACCCGCTACGACGGCGAGAAGCCCATGAACGTCACCGGCGGCCGCCACGGCGTCGGCCACGCGTGGGAGGCCTCGGCGGGCTTCGAGACCTACGAGATCGTCAAACAGATCCGCGGCGAGATGGACCGCAAACAGATCACGCCGGAGCCGGAGACCGCGGTACAGCACAACCACGGCTACGGCATGCACACGGCAGTCACCGTGATGGAGGCCGCCGACTAACCATGGCAGAACCAGTTATCACCGAGACACCGGAAGGGGTACCGCGAGTCGAACGCACGGCCAAACGGTTCTACGACGGCCTCGAGGAAGGCGTCATCTGGGGCACGCACTGCAACGACTGCGAGGAACACTCGTTCCCGCCGATGACGGCGTGTCGGAGCTGTGGCAGCCGCGACATCGAGTTCACCGAGATGAGCGGTCGCGGCAGCCTACAGTACTACTCCAGCACGATGCTGCCGTCCTACCGCTTCCGCGACGAGGACCGGATGGCCTACGGAATGGTCCAACTCGACGAGGGACCGTACTTCTTCACCAAAATCGAGGGAGTCGACTTCTCCTCGCCGGAGGCGATACAAGAGGGCAACGAGGAACTCCCGGTCGATGTGGTCGGCAAGCCCGAGGAGGTCGGCGGCAGTACGATCCTCGTCTTCGAGGTCGAGGAGTAGCCCGGCCTCCCTCCTCTCGCTCCTCCACGGATTCCGACCAACAATCACCGACGGAGGGCAACGGCGACAGCACACTCCGTTTCGAAAGCGAGGCTCAGCAGCAGTTTTTCGCCGTCCCGACACACCGCCCGCGGCTGGCCCCGCACGTCTCTGACGACTTCGACGTCGTCGCCGTCGGTCCAGCCCGTTCCGAGCGCTTTGAAGCTGGCTTCCTTCGCCGCGAACGTCACGGCGTACTGGGCAACGGTGGGGCTGTGAGACTCCGCGTACTCGATCTCCCGGTCGGTGAACGCCCGTCGCTTGAACGCCGGTGAGAGACAGCGTTCGGTCCGAGCCATCGAGACGACGTCGACGCCGATCCCACGCATGAACTCAGGCAGTGTCGGCGACCCTCGCCGTCTCTCGGGCGATCATCAGCTCCTCGTCGGTCGGGACGACCAGCACCGGTATCTCTGCGTCCGCCGTCGAGACGATCGCCCGCTCGCCGATCGCTGCCCGGTTCGCCTCGTCGTCCAGTTCCGTCCCGAGCCCCGGCGCCGTACAGACTCGCTTCCTGATCGTCGGCGCGTTCTCGCCGATGCCCGCCGTGAACACGAGCCCGTCGACGTCACCGAGGACCGCCGCGTATGCGCCGACGTACTTCACGATCCGGTAGACGAACACGTCGACGGCCAGCTCCGCCCGCTCGTCGCCCGCTCCCGCCGCTTCGAGTACCTCCCGGAGGTCGTCGCTCACACCCGAGAGGCCGGCGAAGCCGCTCTCGTGGTTGAGCACGTCGAACACTCTGTCGAGGTCCATCCCCACCTCGTCGACGAGGTACTGGACGACCGCCGGATCGAGGTCGCCGGCTCGCGTGGCCATGAGCAGCCCTTCGAGCGGCGAGAACCCCATCGAAGTGTCGACGGAACGGCCGTTCTCGATCGCGGCGACGCTGCAGCCCCCACCGAGGTGGCAGGTAATCAGGGTCGATTCCGAGAACGGTTGGTCGAGCATCGAGGCTGCCTCTTCGCCGACGTACTCGTGTGAGATGCCGTGGAAGCCGTACCGCCGGATCCGGTGGTCCTTGTAGTACTCGTTGGGAAGGCCGTACCGGTACGCTTTGGGCGGCATCGTTTCGTGGAACGCGGTGTCGAACACCGCCACGTGCGGCAGGTCGGGGAGGGCGGCCTCGGCGCCCTCTATCCCACGCAGGTTCGCCGGGTTGTGCAGCGGTGCGATCGAGGCGTAGCGTTCGATCGTCTTCACGACCGCAGAGTCGATCAGCTGTGGCTCTGATAAGGGCCCCCCGTGAACCACCCGATGGCCGACGGCTTCGATCTCCCCGGGCTCCTCAAGGGCGACGGCGTCTTCGCCGGTCAGCCGCGATAGCACCGCCTCGATCGCTGCCGTGTGGTCCGCGATGTCGGTCTCCTCCTCAGCGGTCTCACCGCCGACAGTCTGGCTGATGACCGTCTCGCCCTCGCCGACGTTCGTGACCGCCCCCTCCGCGACGGACATCTGGCCGTCGAACAGTTCGTACTTGACCGACGTGCTCCCGACGTTCAACACGAGGATCACGCCTGATCACCCACGGCGAGCGCAGCAGTAATCGTCGCC
This window harbors:
- a CDS encoding Rdx family protein, whose product is MTSVEIEYCVPCGHLQRAQDLEASILEAYGLGVDRVALVTGDGGVFEVSVDGETIFDVEEDEYDADAIVDEVGTHVGATA
- a CDS encoding sodium-dependent transporter; the encoded protein is MSTRDSWVSSVGFVLAAIGSAAGLGNIWRFPWLTASNGGSAFLVVYLLIVVGVGVPGLLAEFVLGRRGRQTPIGALRSLVGGWGAAVGVLNVVTTLVILSFYSVVGGWILRYTVASPTGAYFAQPGRYFGSISYGAEAVAFHLAFLAIVAGIVFFGVSRGIERVSKVMLPAVVVLLAGLAAWTATQPGTTAGYEFYLSFDADYLAANLTSVLGPAAGQALFTLSVGAGSMLTYASYLDEDTSLPQDTIVIAVSNTVIGVLAGLVVIPLLFSQGIDPGQGGPGALFVALASAFAAIPGGSVVATAFFGTVLLAAVTSGINLLETPVGTLVDSFGVPRRRATLLVSLLLAATGSGLALASSVFTFVSGTLADLLLSVGLFAFLAIAGWVIRTEALEEFRAGAGAFTPLAEPWLLAVSWVLPVVVLFSLASSVAPLVGVSLGLGGRAVAAVAVTVACRAAVAVATDG
- a CDS encoding copper-translocating P-type ATPase gives rise to the protein MHAGHEAMFRRRFVVSTLLSVPVLLYSETLQGWLGFSVPAFPGSEWLTPVFAVIVFAYGGVPFLRMAVPELRERSPGMMTLISMAITVAFGYSLASLLFPTTAFFWELVTLIDIMLLGHWIEMRSIRRASSALDELAKLLPDTAERLTEDGDTETVPVGELAAGDLVLVRPGASVPADGVVESGESDVNEAMITGESRPVSKEPDDQVIGGTINGDGSLRVRISATGEETTLAGIMRLVEEAQQSTSRTQRLADRAAGWLFYVALAAAAVTAIAWTVAVGFDASVVERVVTVLVIACPHALGLAIPLVVAINTSLAAGNGMLIRDRTAMERARGLDTIVFDKTGTLTEGEHGVVGVGTTDAIGESEAVALAAAVEGDSEHVIARAVREAAADRDLTVPETRDFEAIKGRGVRGTVDGETVHVGGPNLLTQLDTAVPDDLRAFADEAGANAQTVVYLLRGGEPVAAFALADVIRPESYRVVDALHGLGIEVAMLTGDAADVADAVADELGIDTVFAEVLPEDKDRHVAGLQEAGKLVGMVGDGVNDAPALARADVGIAIGSGTDVAVQSADIVLVQNNPMDVARLVALSRASYRKMQQNLVWAAGYNVVALPLAAGVLAPWGILLSPAVGALLMSLSTVIVAINAQFLRRADLDLTDGDGAPTAAPA
- a CDS encoding thiolase family protein encodes the protein MTEPAIIGVGATKFGNVTEDEQLKGKTFEELCADAAFEAMDDANVDAADIDGFYVGNMLQSTSQVSSHATVLADWLGLQLKGGFHFDTACSTGNTGLGIAHAMVKAGKYDTVLVLGGEITSSEPVDRDQLQRKPLDPQELWYLTDIGVDTTYAYKHAYDVATAYGAIPTMGFAERHDLDMEEMDELMYHVSRLAKEHASMTPKAARHETLEDMAADRGFEDPKEFWQSDYNPFFAWPTRQLSALTAVDGASACIVTNEPEAYTDKTPVEITGFDWTTKSFPWYGDQPGLMPQDERAFERAYAMADIDGSDIDYLYVHDCMQIYQPTLGEVAGYLDDPVSAFMNEETRYDGEKPMNVTGGRHGVGHAWEASAGFETYEIVKQIRGEMDRKQITPEPETAVQHNHGYGMHTAVTVMEAAD
- a CDS encoding Zn-ribbon domain-containing OB-fold protein, whose protein sequence is MAEPVITETPEGVPRVERTAKRFYDGLEEGVIWGTHCNDCEEHSFPPMTACRSCGSRDIEFTEMSGRGSLQYYSSTMLPSYRFRDEDRMAYGMVQLDEGPYFFTKIEGVDFSSPEAIQEGNEELPVDVVGKPEEVGGSTILVFEVEE
- a CDS encoding holo-ACP synthase, whose amino-acid sequence is MRGIGVDVVSMARTERCLSPAFKRRAFTDREIEYAESHSPTVAQYAVTFAAKEASFKALGTGWTDGDDVEVVRDVRGQPRAVCRDGEKLLLSLAFETECAVAVALRR
- a CDS encoding acetate/propionate family kinase, encoding MILVLNVGSTSVKYELFDGQMSVAEGAVTNVGEGETVISQTVGGETAEEETDIADHTAAIEAVLSRLTGEDAVALEEPGEIEAVGHRVVHGGPLSEPQLIDSAVVKTIERYASIAPLHNPANLRGIEGAEAALPDLPHVAVFDTAFHETMPPKAYRYGLPNEYYKDHRIRRYGFHGISHEYVGEEAASMLDQPFSESTLITCHLGGGCSVAAIENGRSVDTSMGFSPLEGLLMATRAGDLDPAVVQYLVDEVGMDLDRVFDVLNHESGFAGLSGVSDDLREVLEAAGAGDERAELAVDVFVYRIVKYVGAYAAVLGDVDGLVFTAGIGENAPTIRKRVCTAPGLGTELDDEANRAAIGERAIVSTADAEIPVLVVPTDEELMIARETARVADTA